The genome window ATGTGAACTGACCAACACCCCGCTGTGTGGACACCTTCGGGAATCGCGCCGTTGTCCACACAGCGGAATTGCAGTAACTACTGGCATATCTATGCAAAAATGGATTCGAACATCACGTTGCAATGACAATGGGACATGTAGCCGCGGCCCTGGATGAAGCTTTTCCACGTACATGGGTTGGGAGAATTACACCCACCTGTAAATCTGCATATCCTCGTTGCTTAAGAAACACTGTAGTAAATCAGGCTGGGCAGGCGTTGCCTGATTTACTACGGTGGAACTACCCGCTAAAGCTTCGGCAGCAGATAATCATAAGCGCTCAACGCAGCCTTGGCACCTTCGCCAACCGCAATGAGTACCTGCTCGGCGTAGCAGTTCGTTACGTCACCCGCCGCGAAGAGACCGGGGATGTTCGTGCGGCATTCATTGTCAACGATGATGCGTCCCTGTTTATCCAATTCGACGAGCTTCTTCACCATGTCCGTGTTTGGAGTGAGCGCTTTTTCCACAAACATGCCGTCGGCTGGATATTCCCTGAGTTTGCCGGCCTTGTCCTTGAGGATCAACGTTCGGGCATATTCATCCCCCTGCACTTCCACGATCTCGCAATCCTTCATGATTTTCACATTGCCGGCTTCCTGCAGCTTTCGTCCCAGCGCCGATCCCAGCATGTTGTCATTGGCACAGACCATCGTCACTTCCCTGGCAATCGTGGAGAGTTCGCCCGCCGAGCGCAAGGCCAGTTCCTCCTCACCGATTACGATCACGGATTTGTCAATGAAGAGCGGCGCATAGGACAGGGCCGAATAGCATAATCCCTTCATCGTAAACTCTTTTTCGCCGGGCACATTCATGCGCACCTGGCGCGTTCCCGTGGCAAGGATCACAGCCTTGGCTTCCAATGCCGCGCCGTTTTTGGTTGTGACCACAAAGTGCTCCCCCTTCTTCTCAACCTTCTCAACGGCTTCAATGTGGCGGGCAAAATCTTGATATTCCAGCTCGGTGCGGAACTTGTTGACGACCTCCAGCCCCTTGATGACCTGGTAATCTTCGATCCAAGGCAGGGCGAGGCGATAATTGGTCTTGCCACCGAGGTCCTTCGATACGAGCAGGACATTCAGTCGTTTACGGATGGCATACACCGCGGCTGTCAGACCTGCGGGTCCGCCTCCGATGATGATCAAGTCGTACATGGGTTTTCTCCTTTCGCCTAATAAGCGGCCTTGATCGTTTCCATATCCACTTCGGTATGATCGTCATCATCTGCGGGCGGCTCGGCGATGAAGCCCTCCTCCATCATGCACTTCGTCATGTCGCGTGAGCGTTTGATGATCTTCGAAGCACGCTGGAATTCCTCCTCGTAGGTGGTCTCCATGCGTGCCAGTCCCTGCTCGATGGCCTTCATGGCCACGGCAGCGGCTTCCCTTGGAAAGACCTCCCAGTCGTCCATATCCGGCAGGATGAAGTCAGGCGCGAGGCGGTCACCGACGTGGTTCGCCATGGCCTGCGCGGCGGCAAAGCACATCTCATCCGTGATCGTGCGCGCGCGGACATCCAGCGTGCCGCGGAAGATGCCGGGAAAGCCCAGCGAGTTGTTGACCTGATTCGGGAAGTCGGAACGCCCGGTTGCGACCACGGCCGCACCTGCCTCTTTCGCCACCCAGGGCCAGATCTCAGGCACCGGGTTTGCGCAGGCAAAGACGATCGAGTCTTTTGCCATCGACTTTATCCATTCCGGGAGAAGCACATCAGGCCCGGGTTTGGAAAGACCAATGACCACGTCCACGCCTTTCATCGCATCGGGAATGTCGCCCTCACGCCCTTGTGCATTGGTGATGTTGCACAGTTTCCATTTGTCCTTGTATTCGGCCTTGCGCATCTTGATGTCCTTGCGGTGTTTGCCGAGGATGCCCTTGGTGTCGACCACATAGCACTTGGCGGGGTCGGCGCCCCAGCCGAAGATCAGGCGCGAGCAGGCGACGTTCGATGCCCCAGCGCCGATGAAGGCAATGCTGACATCTTCCATTTTTTTACCGACCACCTTCAAGGCATTGATGAGTCCCGCCAATGTCACTGTGGCTGTACCCTGCTGGTCGTCATGCCAGATGGGAATCTCCGCCTTCTCGCGCAGGGTATCGAGGATGTAGAAGCACTTTGGGTTGGATATGTCTTCGAGGTTGACGCCGCCAAACCCGGGCTGGAGCATGATCACGGTGTTGATAATGGCGTCGGGGTCTTTGGTATCCAGCATGATGGGAACGCCGTCCACGCCGCCCAGATATTTATACAACAGGGCTTTGCCTTCCATGACGGGCAAGCCTGCCTTTGGTCCGATATCACCCAAACCAAGCACACGTGTCCCATCGCTGACCACGGCAACGGTATTCCACTTGTTGGTGAATTCGTAAACCAGTTCAGGGTCGGCCTGGATGGCCCGGCAGGGCGCGGCGACACCGGGCGTGTACCAGATGGCAAAATCATCGAAACTGTGGACGGTGCATTTGAGGTTGGTTTCGATCTTCCCCCGGTAGAACGGATGCAGTTTCATTGCATCGGCAGAGGGTTTCTTCGCTTTTGCAAGCAGTTCCTCTGTATTCATGTTCTTCCTCCTTCTTTTATAATCCTTTCCTTCGCAATGACTCTTCGCGGAGGGCGATCATCACTGCGCACAAGTCGAGTCCGCGCTTGCAGGCGCCGCGAGAGGCTTCCATGACGGGATCAGACCAAAGGGTCCGACAGTGAAGCGCCTCTTCGTCATTCAGCATCACAAGCTGGATCAGGCTCGACAGCGGGACATCCATGTCTGTATGTGTTTCAATATCACAGTCATTACAGGCATGACAAACATGGACATCCTGTCCCGTGGCTTTCTTAACAACGCCTCGCAGAGACATGGCATCTTATGCCGGTGCCATTTCATCCGCTGGTGCGGGCGCGGCAAAACCTCTCGGCAGGACACCGCCTTCGGTGATGATGCGCGGCACGATGTCCTCCCAGCCGACCGCCATGATGTGCAAGCCGTGAACACCCTGGCCTTCGAACTTCTTTATCTTTTCGATCAACTCGAGTGCGATCTGTACTCCTTCCTCCTGTGCATTGCCATCCTTGCCGGCGCGCTCCATACGTGCCATGAGATTGAATGGGATGGAGACGCCCGGCACTTCATCGTGCATGTATTTTGCCATCTTGAAAGTCTTGAGTGGCGTGATGCCGACAAGGATATAAACCTTGTCCAGAATGTTGCGCTTGGCAAGTTCGTTCAGCCAGACTTCCATGTGCTCCACGTCGTAGACCAGGTTGGTCTGGAAGAACTGCGCGCCCGCGTTGATCTTTTTGTGCTCGCGTAATGCCTGAAACTTCGGCTCGCTTGCAAAGGGCGAAGCTGCCGCACCAAGGAAGTATTGTGGGGGGGTCTTGATCTCGCGTCCGTCCATGTATCTGCCTTCGTCTCGCATGCGGCGCAAAATCCACAGCATTTGGATGGAGTCGACGTCGATCACGTCCATTCTGCCGCGCGGGCTGGGAGCCATCTTCATCGAGTCGCCGGAAATGCACAGGATGTTGCGGATGCCAAGGTCATAGGCGCCCATGACTTCCGATTGCAATCCGACACGCGTGCGGTCACGCGCCGCGATCTGCATGACCGGTTCCGCGCCGC of Anaerolineales bacterium contains these proteins:
- a CDS encoding FAD-dependent oxidoreductase; translation: MYDLIIIGGGPAGLTAAVYAIRKRLNVLLVSKDLGGKTNYRLALPWIEDYQVIKGLEVVNKFRTELEYQDFARHIEAVEKVEKKGEHFVVTTKNGAALEAKAVILATGTRQVRMNVPGEKEFTMKGLCYSALSYAPLFIDKSVIVIGEEELALRSAGELSTIAREVTMVCANDNMLGSALGRKLQEAGNVKIMKDCEIVEVQGDEYARTLILKDKAGKLREYPADGMFVEKALTPNTDMVKKLVELDKQGRIIVDNECRTNIPGLFAAGDVTNCYAEQVLIAVGEGAKAALSAYDYLLPKL
- a CDS encoding methylenetetrahydrofolate reductase C-terminal domain-containing protein; its protein translation is MPVFTPGRRWQPPYLPFKREPFNRRALATIEKAIKGPLFGCRMCGNCLLQETAFICPMECPKGERNGPCGGSTKEHCYVDETRPCIWYKIYERSFRMGREEKLLEVLPPLDWDKVGTETWGDVFGRVKEIGVGKVASGLLFKPEEVRYKMWDDIFEPIREPDWWQGDNQYHAPNYVGPVSELERRLKAGEFVVTAEVAPPVSCKTDKMCIHIEKIKPYVAAINFTDNPSASPRTASWACSKMALDRGAEPVMQIAARDRTRVGLQSEVMGAYDLGIRNILCISGDSMKMAPSPRGRMDVIDVDSIQMLWILRRMRDEGRYMDGREIKTPPQYFLGAAASPFASEPKFQALREHKKINAGAQFFQTNLVYDVEHMEVWLNELAKRNILDKVYILVGITPLKTFKMAKYMHDEVPGVSIPFNLMARMERAGKDGNAQEEGVQIALELIEKIKKFEGQGVHGLHIMAVGWEDIVPRIITEGGVLPRGFAAPAPADEMAPA
- a CDS encoding NADP-dependent malic enzyme — encoded protein: MNTEELLAKAKKPSADAMKLHPFYRGKIETNLKCTVHSFDDFAIWYTPGVAAPCRAIQADPELVYEFTNKWNTVAVVSDGTRVLGLGDIGPKAGLPVMEGKALLYKYLGGVDGVPIMLDTKDPDAIINTVIMLQPGFGGVNLEDISNPKCFYILDTLREKAEIPIWHDDQQGTATVTLAGLINALKVVGKKMEDVSIAFIGAGASNVACSRLIFGWGADPAKCYVVDTKGILGKHRKDIKMRKAEYKDKWKLCNITNAQGREGDIPDAMKGVDVVIGLSKPGPDVLLPEWIKSMAKDSIVFACANPVPEIWPWVAKEAGAAVVATGRSDFPNQVNNSLGFPGIFRGTLDVRARTITDEMCFAAAQAMANHVGDRLAPDFILPDMDDWEVFPREAAAVAMKAIEQGLARMETTYEEEFQRASKIIKRSRDMTKCMMEEGFIAEPPADDDDHTEVDMETIKAAY